DNA from Deltaproteobacteria bacterium:
CACTCTGCGTGACGGCATCGAGGATTTTGTCCTCAAATATATCCATATGGAAGAACTGGTCCGCCTAGGCGAACTGCTGGACCGGGCCCGGTTCTATTCTATTGATTGTTGGGGCGGCACCACTTTTTATGCCGCCATCACTGCTCTTAAAGAAGACCCCTGGGAGCGCTTGAAGAAGCTGCGGCGGGCGGTTCACCATACCCCGTTGCAGATGATTGTCCGGGGTCAGATGCTGGTGGGCTTCAAGCCCTACCATAAAGAGGTAGTGCGCAAATTCATGAGCAAAGCCGCGGCCCTGGGGATTGACATCTTCCGGATTTACGATTCCTTGAACGATGTGCAGAATATGAAGTTGACTATTGCGGTCGGCAAGGAGCTGCGCAAGCAGGTCGAGGCCACCCTGTTATTCTCACTTAATCCCCATATCAAATTAGACGACTATATCCGGCTGGCCGGGGAACTGCTCCGCCTGGGAGCGGATGCTATTTGCATCAATGATTCCTTTGGGGTCATGACACCCCACCAGGTGGCCAGCCTGGTGGCCTCCTTTCGGAAATACTTCAGCCAACCGCTGCGCTTGCATCTGCACGACAACCACCAGACAGCCCTGACCTCCTACCAGGAGGGTATCCGGACCGGGGCGGAGATGGTCGATACCACCCTGTCAGCCCTCACTTGGCCCTATGGACCGCCAGCGGTAGAATCCCTGGTGTTTTCCCTGGGGGGCACGCTTTACGATCCGCATCTGGACGTGGATGTCCTGAGCGAGATTTCTCAATACATCAGAGCCTTGAAGCGGAATTATAACTACCAGGACCCTCCCTTGAAAAGATCAGTGGATCATCTGGCCGGGGGGTATCTGCCCGGACCTCTAAAAGAGTTTATCCGGGAGGAATTAATCCGCCGGAAGGCCCGGGATCGCCAGCAAGTGGCCTTCAAAGAGGCCAAAAAGGTCTGGGAAGATTTGGGCTTCCCGCCGCTCAAGGGCCGGATTCTGGAAATCGTCGGCGAACAGACGGTGGAAAATATCTTTTCCCGGCACCGGTATGAAACCATTACCCCCGGCATGCGGGACCTGGTGCAAGGGCGTTATGGTCGGCTTTACACCCCGGCCAACGACGAGTTGCGGCGCCGGGCCATGGCCGCGGCCGAGGCCGAGGCCGGGCCGGGCTGGGAAGGAACCCTGCGTCACCTCCCGGGGCTGGCCCGGGAAGAGGATGTCCTCACCTATTCTTTATTTCCGGAGGAAGCTGGCCGGTTTTTCCGTCTCAAAGTTGAAGGTCCGGCAGAGCCTCCTACCGCACCGGCAAGTCCGGCCCGGGCTGCTCCTGAGCCTCAGGTACCGGTCCGCCTGCCCCCGGCCATTCCCCGGGGTTTAAGCATGATCCTCAAGGGTGAAGAGGTTACGGCCCGGATGGAAGGCATCGGTCCGCTCCGGAACAATAAACAGACTCTGTTCATCAGTGTGTTTGACCACACCGAAGAGCTCGAGGTCCATCGTCCGGCCAGTGCTGACCAGATGCCGGAGTATATTGTTACCATGCACGGCGAGAGCTATCGGATAAAATTCAAGAAGGCCTTCCCTAAAGAAGAAGAATATGTCCCGATCTTTCTCGAGGTCAATGGCAAGATCGAGGAATTTCTGATCAAACATATCCACATTGATTGATTTGATCCGCCGGGGGCAACCCGTCCGGTGGCCACCGGCTTTTTCTTTTGATTTAAGGTTCCGGTTCATAGGAGGGCATTATGGGAGTACGTCATCGGACATTGCCAGTGGGTTGGTATCCGGGTTCGGCCCGCACCTGTCAGGAAGAAATCGCAGATTTTATTGCCGGAGTCAAACCCCTTCCGGCTGGAACCAAGGTCTATGGCGGCGTCATGCCGCACGCCGGTTGGTACTTCTCCGGCAAACTGGCGGCCCAGGTCTTTTACCTGGCTTCCCAGGCCACCCAGCCCCAGGTGGTCTGTGTGTTTGGCGGCCACCTAGGCAGCGGCTCTCCCCCCCTGATGGTCAGCGACGACGGCTGGGAGACGCCGCTGGGGACCATAGCGGTGGCAACCGAATTTTTAGAACCGCTGCGGGAACGGCTGCGCTTTCAGGAAGAATATCCCGGCGACAATACCATTGAGATCCAACTGCCGTTTGTCAAACACTTTTTTCCCCAGGCCAAATTGTTGGCGCTGCGCGCTCCCCATTCCCACCAGGCCATTGAACTGGGCCGGGCAGTAGCGGAGGTGGCCCAGAACCTAAAACTCAGCCTACTGGCCTTTGGCTCTGCTGACCTTACCCATTATGGCCCCAATTATGGCTGGACTCCCAAAGGCTATGGGGCGGCGGCGGTCAAGTGGGTCAAGGAGGTCAATGATAAGCATTTTATCGACCAGGCCCTGGCCCTGAATGCGGAGGGAGTGCTTCAGGCCGCGGCCCGGGATCAAAGCTCCTGCAGTGCCGGAGCGGTGGCCGCAGCCATAACCGCAGCCCAGGCCTTGGGAGCCAGCCAGGCCCGGCTGGTCGATTATTATACCAGCTACGACATCCGCCCCGGTGACAGCTTCGTAGGCTACGCTGGCATTATACTGACCGGATAAAATTAAAAGGCCTATCTCTGTAGCAGGGGCGACCCGCAGGGTCGCCCTAACGGGGAAAATCCTTATAAATTATGAGAAGCTTGAAAATTAGCCTCTGGGTCCCGGTGTTGATAGCCGTACTCAATTTTTTTATGGCCTGCGGGTGGTGGAAAAACTCCGAGCCGCAACCGACCTTGGCCGAGCAGTTGGCCGCGGCCCGGGAAAGCTCCACTGAGACCAGGAAATCAGCGACGGAGTATGTAAGGCAGGGGCTTGATTATGCCTCCCAGGGCCAATATGATCAGGCCATCGCGGCGTTCACCCAAGCTCAGCAGGAAAACCCGGCCTATGCCAAGGCCTACTATAACCGCGGGGTGGCCTATGTTAAAAAAGGTCAGTACGACCAGGCTATTGTCGATTTCAATCAGGCCCTGAAGCTAAATCCTAAGGATGCCGACACTTACAACCACCGGGGAGTGGCCTATCGGGCCCAAGGCCAGACGGAGCGGGCCTTGGCCGACTACAACCAGGCGATTCAACTAAACCCACGGTTATCTAAGGCCTATCTTAACCGCGGGGTGGCTTACGTGAAAAACGGCCAGATGGATCAGGCCATCGCCAACTTTAACGAAGCCATTAGGCTGGATCCACGGTATGCCAAGGCCTACTTTAACAAGGCCCTGGCCTGTGACCAGGCCGGTCGCCGCCCGGAGGCTATTGAGGCCTACCAAAGTTATCTTAAATATGCCCCCAGCCAGGAGGCCCAATATATTGAGCCGGTACGCCAGCGGCTCAAAGAGTTGTCTAAGTAATTGACAGTTGCAAAGACTGACGTCCCTCTCCATTAAAATCTTTACTGCGTCTTTCCCACCAATAATCCTGATTATCTGAAATTGCCCGCCAAACATAAGATTACAAGGATGGTTAGTTACAAGATTTATATCATTTGTCAAAAATAATTTTGCCTGGCGCAAAACACCCCCAATCGAGAGATTGCTTTTTGTGCCAGGTGGGATTATCCCAAAGGAGGAGATGTCGCAGGCGTTCAGGCGGAGGGGCTTACACTAGTAAGGGACACGGAATTAAGCATCTTGGGAGGCCTGGACGCGGCCGTTCGCTTAAGCCCTCGGGGTCCTGTTGATGAAGGCGTTTAATCGAAGGGGCTTTGGTCCGACGGCTGATACTGAACAAGCCGCTAGCGGATTGTGACCGCTGCCTAAAAATAAGGCCCGGATCGCCATGCGGCGAAGATGGCGGCGTTTGGTCGCCGCGGCTTGAGCCGCGCCCTCTGGACAACTAAAATTTTTGGGGATCGCGATAATTTATAATTAATATAATCACCGAAATTATTCTAACAACAGCTTCTCTGTTAAGGGTGGATACCACCGAACCAGGTGGTTATTCAGTGGGGCGCAAGCATTTGAATAATCAAAGGGAAAAGCATCAGATGACTTTGTGTAGAGGATATTCGATGATTCCGGTGCAGCCATGCTTGATTAATTGTGGAATGAGACTGCGGACCTCGGCCTGATGCACTACCACTTCGACTGAAAACCAGTCCGTTTCATATAGCGAGGCGATGGTCGGGGCCTGGAGGCAGGGGAGCATGGCCACCACCTGAGACAGATTTTGTTCCGGGACATTCATTTTCAGGCCCACCATCTTTTCGGCGTGCAGGGCCCCCTTCAGCAGCAGGGCGATATGTTCGATCTTCTCCCGTTTCCAGGCATCCTGTTCCCAAATCACGGGATTGGCAATCAGTTGCGGGTTGGATTGAAAGAGTTCGTGGATGATTTTGAGGCCATGGGCTCGAATGGTACTGCCGGTTTCGGTAACCTCAACGACCGCGTCTACCAGTCCGGCCGCCACCTTGGCCTCGGTGGCCCCCCAGGAAAACTCGACTTTGATCGGAATCTGGCGCTCGGCAAAGTAGCGCCGGGTGAAATTGACCAGTTCGGTGGCAATCTTTTTCCCGGCCAGGTCTTCCAGCGTCTGATAGGGGGCATCCGCCGGGACTGCCAGCACCCAGCGGGCCGGTTTCTGGCTGGTCTTGGAATAGATCAGATCGCTTACCACCACCACATGGGAGTCATTTTCCATGATCCAGTCCCGCCCGGTGAGGCCGCAATCCAGGGTGCCGTTTTCCACGTAGCGGGACATCTCCTGGGCCCGGCACATCGAACAACTGATCTCGGGATCATCGACATCCGGAAAATAGCTCCGCCCATTGATGGTGATCTTCCAACCGGATTTATTAAAAAGTTCCAGGGTAGCCTTTTCCAGACTACCCTTGGGAATGCCTAACTTTAGGTTATTCATTTATAAACCTCCTTGGGGTCAAAGACTTTGGTTCCCACCGGGCGCAAGCTCTGGCCTTCAACCAGGTTATGAAAACAGCTGCGATATCCCAAATGGCAAGCCGCCCCTCCCACCTGCTCCACCTTCAGGAGTAGCGAATCGTGATCACAGTCCAGATAGATTTCCTTGACCAACTGAATGTGGCCCGAGGTTTCCCCTTTGATCCAAATTTTCTGTCGGGTCCGGCTGTAATAATGGGCCCGGCGGGTGGTCCGGGTAAGCTCCCAGGCTTCGGCATTCATAAAACCTAACATCAAGACCTCGCCGGTCTGATAATCTTGCACAATGGCCGGAACAAGACCATTAAGTTTGCTAAAATCCAACATCATATTTTACCTTTCGCGGGAAACTGGCTGCTTGTTCTCGAAAAAATACTCCTTTTGGCTTGAATTCGCAACCCGCCATGATAATTTTTACCTTAAAAAATGAGTTGAGGATTATATGAGCAAAGTTATTCAGTTCAGCGAAATGGCTCGCCAGCAGCAACTCCACCTTTTGGAGCATAAACGGCGGGAATTTCAGGAGCGAGAAGATTATCTGGGCCGGATGCGCAAGCTTCTATTTCAGGTCGAAGCCCAGATGCGTCAGGCCGAACTCGAACAATATGAGCTTTATCGGCAACTCCTGGAAAATTTTCAGATCGAAGTAAATTTTCCCAATCTCGGGGACCGGGTAGGTCTGCAGCGCCTTTTTGCCGAACATCCGGCCCTGTTGACCCTGAGTCAATTCCTGGAAAAACGGCTGGATGCCGAGGAGTGTTATAACCGGCTCAAGGAGCTCCAGCACCACCCCAAACCATCCTGACCCTTCCCTGCCCTCTGGGGATAAACCGGCGGTTTGAGTGGATAAGGGGGGCGCCCTCTAAAATCGCTGGTTAAATAATCAGCAGATACATTCAACAGAGTTACTGCGAAAAAATAATACCAAAAAACTGACCGGACGGGGGAGGCATCCGGTCAGTGGGGTGAAAGGAGAAAATAGGATTTGAACTTTGATTAAGGGGGGGATGTGGTTACCTTATCAAGTTCAATTATTAATTATGCATTTTATGTGCCAGTTGCGCTTGTTTTATATTTATTAATGTTTACAGTATATTACAATATGCTCTACTTAAACCCCCTGAATTATCGGTAAAAAATTTTTAACAGCAAACCCCTAAATATTTGAGATTCGATTTATCTATTTGATTATTAAACAATTATCTGGTTTAAAAAATTTATCTATTTCCTGGCCTGGACCAATTTTTTAGCAGGCTGTCAAACCGAAATTAACGTTTCAGATGGATGTTCCCCCAAGCATCGACCTTACCGGAAAACTGCGGCAGCACAAGCAAGGTGGCAAAGTCCTCCAAAATCAAAGCCGGGCCCCGGAAGTCAAAGCCCGACCAAAGTCGTGGCCGGTAATAGACCGGCACCCAGGCCCAGCCTTCGGGAAGCCAGATTTCGGTTTGGCTGGGCAAAGGTAAGGCTGGAGACTCGATTCTTGATTGTCGTAGCGGCCAAGAGGCCAAGCTGGTTTCGGCCTGACAGCGCAGTCTCAGGGTGGTGATCTCCAGGGGCCGCTCGGAAAAAAAGTAACCAAAGGCCTGTTGATGACGCTGGTGGAAGGCTTCTCTAAAATCCGCACCCCAGGGCACCTCCAAGGTATAACTCTGGCCCTGATAGCGGACCTCAAGGTGAAACTCCGTCTCTATCTGGTCGGGCACAAAGCCATCTTGGGCCAGTTCGGCCAATCCCTTTTGCCGTAATTTTTGAAATTCCCTGGTGATTAACTCGTCTTGCAACTGCTCTCCGGCCCACAGAATGGTTTTGGAAAAATCCCGACTGGGCCGGGCCAGCGCCATGCCCAGGGCGGAAAGCACTCCGGCATGGGCCGGGACGATAATCCGGCGGACATCCAGTTCCTGGGCCAGTTCGCAGACATGCAAGCCCCCAGCGCCGCCGAAACAACACAGGGCAAAATCCTGGGGATCATAGCCCCGCTCCAGGCTGACAGTGCGTAAGGCTTTGGCCATGTGGCTGTTGGCGACCCGAATGATTCCCTGAGCCAGTTCAACTGCGGCGACCCCCAGGTCTGCCGCCAACCGGTCCATGGCCTGGCGGGTAGCGACTACCTGCAGCGGCAGGCGACCGCCCAGGAAGAAATCAGGCAACAGCCGCCCCAGCCACAGGTTGGCATCGGTAACGGTGATCTGCTCTCCCCGACCGTAACAGACCGGCCCAGGGTCGGCTCCAGCGCTGTAGGGGCCAACCCTTAGGGCACCTCCCTGATCCGGATAGGCGATCGACCCGCCCCCGGCTCCCACGGTGTGGATATCGATCACCGGGATACCGATCGGATAGCCATCCAGTTGATACTCTTGGGTAAAAGGAATGGCCCCGGCAACCAAGGCTACATCCGTAGAGGTGCCCCCCATATCAAAGGTCAACAGATTAGGCTCCTTAAGGGTCTGTCCCAGATGCCAGGCGGCATTAACCCCGCCGGCAGGCCCTGACAGGATGGTATGGACGGCCTGACATGCGGCCCGACGGGCTGGTATAAACCCGCCGTTTGATTGCTGGATGAACAGGGTCACCCCAGGCAACCGGTCCTGTAAGTCGTGAATATATCGATTTAACAGGGGGCCTAAATAGGCATTGATGACAGTGGTGGCAGTGCGTTCAAATTCCCGGAATTCCGGCAATATCTGGCTGGAAAGCGACAGTGGCAGATCAAGGTCGGCCAATTCCGCGGCCAGGCGCTCCTCGTGTACCGGGTTGGCATAAGCATGGAGCAGGCAGATGGCCACAGCCTCCGGGGTCAGGAGGCGAATCCGGGCCTTAAGCCGCTGGACTTCGGCGTCACCCAAAGGCCGCCGGATGCTGCCGTCTGCCTGCAACCGCTCTGCCACTCCCAGGCACCGGTGCCGGGGCAGCAGGGGCAGGGGTTTGGTTCCGGCCAAGTTGAATAGTTCCGGCCGGGTCTGGCGGCCGATAAACAGGACATCTTCGAATCCCTGGGTGGTCAGCAGCACTACCCGGGCCCCTTTACGCTCCAGGAAGGCATTGGTTCCCACGGTGGTGCCATGCACCATCTCCAGCGGCGGAAACTTGTTTCCCAGAAGACGCTTGAGTCCGCCCAGAATAGCCCGGGCCGGATTATCAGGAGTGGAAGGCACCTTGTGAACCTGCCAGCCCTGCGCGGTCAGGAGGACAAAATCGGTAAAGGTGCCCCCGGTGTCGATCCCCACACGCAACATCTCACCCGTGGTCCGTCCGGCCATGTTATGGTCCAAAAGTCATTCTGTAGACCAGGCCGGTTGCAAGCGCCGTTTTAATCTTTCAGTTTCGACTCTGAAGCGCTCATCCAGCTTCTCAAAGCCTTCCTGCAAAGTAGGCTCCATCACCGTGATTTCCCCTTTGCTGACAATAAGTCTTTTCAACTGGGGAATCTTCAAACGGGCGGCGGCCTTGAGGTACACCGGCTGGATATAATAGATTGCCCCGCGGAGAGGTAAAACAATCATCCTCCCCCGCTCTACCTTCGAGCCGATCATACTCCAGAGGCTGAATTGCTCGGAGATTAGCGTATCCTGGTCGATAAAGGCGTCGACCTGGGAAGGCCCATAGACCAGGGTGCCTTTGGGGAAGCTATAGATCAGCATTCGGCCATAATTGGGGCCGTCGCAGCCGACCACACACAGGGCCCGGAGGTTGTCTCGAGCCATGGGGTTCATCGGACAGAGTAAGATGAATTCGGATTTATCTTTGTCGATTAAATTGAGCGTCAGATAATACGGCCTCATCCTTATGGTCTGATCACCCTGTTGAATTTTGGGAAATTCCCAAATATCCTCCTGCTTGTAAAACACCTCCGGGTCGGTCTGATGGTATCTGGCATAAATTTCCATCTGGATGTCAAACATATCTTTGGGGTAGCGTAAATGAGATTTCAGCTCGGCCGGCAACTGGTTCAGGTTCTTTAACAGACCTGGGTAGATGCGACTATAGGCCTGGATGATCGGGTCCCGGGGGTCGGCCAGGTAATAATTGACCGTCCCGTCATAGGCGTCCACCACAATCTTCACCGCGTTACGGATATAATTTAGCTTTACGTTGTAAGGATAGGCATAGGGGTAGCGATCCGAGAAGGTGTAAGCATCCTGAATCCAATAGATTCTCTTGGAGGTGACGACTATATAGGGGTCTTCATCCAGAATAAAGAAGGGGGTGATAGCCTTTATGCGTTCGACAATTTGGCGCCGGAACAGTATCCGGCTTTTGGGGTTAGTTTTGGTGGTAAACAGGATATCTCTTTCCTTAAAATAGATGGAGAAAATCAGCTTGCGCCAGAATGAGGAGATAGATACTCCGCCACGCCCCTGATAATCGATTAATTGATGGCCGGTAGCGGTGGGATAGCCAATTTCCCGGCTATCATTGGGAGCAATCGCCGGGCCATATTTTTCTGCACCATAATAGATGCTTGGTTGTTCAATGTCGAACCCAAACTCAGAAGTGGGCGGGATATCCTTAATAAACCAAGTCATGGGCTCTTCCCCGGCCTGAGCCGCCGGGGTCATCACGACCCCAATGCCATGAGTATATTTTAAGCGTTTATTAAACCAATTCTGCACCCCCGGGGGTAGTCCTTTGAGGTTCAATTCCCGCGGGGACAGGAAAACCTGCTGATAACTCCCTTTGACGTTGTAACGGTCTACATCAATCGTAGTGAAATCATAGTAGGTCCGGAGTTCTTGGAGTTGACTATAAACATCGTTTAACACCTCGCGGTCCCAGACCGGAATATTGACCAGGCTCTGTCGGACCTCGGGGGACCGTCGATCCCAGGGAACTTCTTCCAGCTGATAGTCCCGGGTTTCTATCGTCTCCAGGTCATAGGCGGCTAAAGTCGC
Protein-coding regions in this window:
- a CDS encoding ATP phosphoribosyltransferase; the protein is MNNLKLGIPKGSLEKATLELFNKSGWKITINGRSYFPDVDDPEISCSMCRAQEMSRYVENGTLDCGLTGRDWIMENDSHVVVVSDLIYSKTSQKPARWVLAVPADAPYQTLEDLAGKKIATELVNFTRRYFAERQIPIKVEFSWGATEAKVAAGLVDAVVEVTETGSTIRAHGLKIIHELFQSNPQLIANPVIWEQDAWKREKIEHIALLLKGALHAEKMVGLKMNVPEQNLSQVVAMLPCLQAPTIASLYETDWFSVEVVVHQAEVRSLIPQLIKHGCTGIIEYPLHKVI
- the amrB gene encoding AmmeMemoRadiSam system protein B, whose amino-acid sequence is MGVRHRTLPVGWYPGSARTCQEEIADFIAGVKPLPAGTKVYGGVMPHAGWYFSGKLAAQVFYLASQATQPQVVCVFGGHLGSGSPPLMVSDDGWETPLGTIAVATEFLEPLRERLRFQEEYPGDNTIEIQLPFVKHFFPQAKLLALRAPHSHQAIELGRAVAEVAQNLKLSLLAFGSADLTHYGPNYGWTPKGYGAAAVKWVKEVNDKHFIDQALALNAEGVLQAAARDQSSCSAGAVAAAITAAQALGASQARLVDYYTSYDIRPGDSFVGYAGIILTG
- the hisI gene encoding phosphoribosyl-AMP cyclohydrolase, with the translated sequence MMLDFSKLNGLVPAIVQDYQTGEVLMLGFMNAEAWELTRTTRRAHYYSRTRQKIWIKGETSGHIQLVKEIYLDCDHDSLLLKVEQVGGAACHLGYRSCFHNLVEGQSLRPVGTKVFDPKEVYK
- a CDS encoding UPF0182 family protein, which translates into the protein MPRWKRWLLLLISGLMALGLLYVVLTLIFIDFIVDLWWFQALGYGQYFWLRFIYRYLIFGLFTLLFFMVFFLNFWVASRFLGATTPSELKTSPREVLSYKELAKYFRAGSLKVYTPFSLLLAIILALPLFRHWESTLLFFFGPVAGVQDPVFGKDISYYLFTLPVYLLVADELLIIFGLLSLSLLLLYWLDRRYLATQDQRLAGGAKTHLSVLVLLLFLLAIWNFILQRYQLLYSSAHESIFYGPGYVEMYVILPLIWVCIALLLVTGLALVYYIQTRRGLKLLIATGVILALALVARYSSFLPDQVQQYIVRPNEISRETPFMAKNIQATLAAYDLETIETRDYQLEEVPWDRRSPEVRQSLVNIPVWDREVLNDVYSQLQELRTYYDFTTIDVDRYNVKGSYQQVFLSPRELNLKGLPPGVQNWFNKRLKYTHGIGVVMTPAAQAGEEPMTWFIKDIPPTSEFGFDIEQPSIYYGAEKYGPAIAPNDSREIGYPTATGHQLIDYQGRGGVSISSFWRKLIFSIYFKERDILFTTKTNPKSRILFRRQIVERIKAITPFFILDEDPYIVVTSKRIYWIQDAYTFSDRYPYAYPYNVKLNYIRNAVKIVVDAYDGTVNYYLADPRDPIIQAYSRIYPGLLKNLNQLPAELKSHLRYPKDMFDIQMEIYARYHQTDPEVFYKQEDIWEFPKIQQGDQTIRMRPYYLTLNLIDKDKSEFILLCPMNPMARDNLRALCVVGCDGPNYGRMLIYSFPKGTLVYGPSQVDAFIDQDTLISEQFSLWSMIGSKVERGRMIVLPLRGAIYYIQPVYLKAAARLKIPQLKRLIVSKGEITVMEPTLQEGFEKLDERFRVETERLKRRLQPAWSTE
- a CDS encoding tetratricopeptide repeat protein codes for the protein MRSLKISLWVPVLIAVLNFFMACGWWKNSEPQPTLAEQLAAARESSTETRKSATEYVRQGLDYASQGQYDQAIAAFTQAQQENPAYAKAYYNRGVAYVKKGQYDQAIVDFNQALKLNPKDADTYNHRGVAYRAQGQTERALADYNQAIQLNPRLSKAYLNRGVAYVKNGQMDQAIANFNEAIRLDPRYAKAYFNKALACDQAGRRPEAIEAYQSYLKYAPSQEAQYIEPVRQRLKELSK
- a CDS encoding hydantoinase/oxoprolinase family protein, with protein sequence MAGRTTGEMLRVGIDTGGTFTDFVLLTAQGWQVHKVPSTPDNPARAILGGLKRLLGNKFPPLEMVHGTTVGTNAFLERKGARVVLLTTQGFEDVLFIGRQTRPELFNLAGTKPLPLLPRHRCLGVAERLQADGSIRRPLGDAEVQRLKARIRLLTPEAVAICLLHAYANPVHEERLAAELADLDLPLSLSSQILPEFREFERTATTVINAYLGPLLNRYIHDLQDRLPGVTLFIQQSNGGFIPARRAACQAVHTILSGPAGGVNAAWHLGQTLKEPNLLTFDMGGTSTDVALVAGAIPFTQEYQLDGYPIGIPVIDIHTVGAGGGSIAYPDQGGALRVGPYSAGADPGPVCYGRGEQITVTDANLWLGRLLPDFFLGGRLPLQVVATRQAMDRLAADLGVAAVELAQGIIRVANSHMAKALRTVSLERGYDPQDFALCCFGGAGGLHVCELAQELDVRRIIVPAHAGVLSALGMALARPSRDFSKTILWAGEQLQDELITREFQKLRQKGLAELAQDGFVPDQIETEFHLEVRYQGQSYTLEVPWGADFREAFHQRHQQAFGYFFSERPLEITTLRLRCQAETSLASWPLRQSRIESPALPLPSQTEIWLPEGWAWVPVYYRPRLWSGFDFRGPALILEDFATLLVLPQFSGKVDAWGNIHLKR